DNA from Pseudomonas putida:
GAGGAACTGGTCGGCGGCAATGGCCTGGTTGAAATGGGCACCTTTCTGGCGATCCTGGCCGGAACCATCGGTGCCGGCGTGATGATGTCCTCTGGCAGCTACGCCACGGTGGTCGCCGCGGGTGTTGTCGGTACCGCGGTGCTCGGCTACCTGGCCAGCCGCTGGATACCCCGGGCGGCAGCCGCAGCGCCTCAGATGAAACTGGACTGGAACATCGTCAAGCAATCCTGGGCCACCTTGCGCCTGGGCCTTGGGCAGACACCAGCGGTCTCGCGCTCGATCGTCGGCAACTCCTGGTTCTGGTTCGTCGGCGCCATCTACCTGACCCAGATCCCGGCTTACGCCAAGGACTGGCTGCATGGCGACGAAACCGTGGTGACGCTGGTGCTGACCCTGTTCTCGGTGGGTATCGCCCTGGGTTCTTTGCTGTGCGAGCGCCTGAGCGGGCGCAAGGTGGAGATCGGGCTGGTGCCGTTCGGCTCGTTCGGCCTGACGCTGTTCGGCCTGCTGTGGTGGTGGCATTCGGGCGATGTGCCGGTGGGCGAAGTACCCCATGACTGGCTGGCGCTGCTGGGCATGGGCCAGGCCTGGTGGATCCTGCTGTCGATCGTCGGCCTGGGCGTGTTCGGTGGTTTCTACATCGTGCCGCTGTATGCCTTGATCCAGGCGCGCACTCCCGAGGATCAGCGGGCCCGGGTGATTGCCGCAAACAACATTCTCAATGCGCTGTTCATGGTGGTCTCGGCGATCATCACCATCGTGCTGTTGAGCGTGGCGAAACTGAGCATCCCACAATTGTTCCTGGTGGTGTCGTTGCTCAACGTCGCGGTCAATGCCTACATCTTCCGCATCGTGCCTGAATTCACCATGCGCTTCCTGATCTGGCTGCTCAGCCATTCCATGTACCGTGTGGAGCACAGGGACCTGGAGCGCATCCCTGATGAAGGCCCGGCATTGCTGGTGTGCAACCACGTATCCTTCGTCGATGCGCTGCTCATCGGCGGCGCCATTCGCCGGCCGATACGCTTCGTCATGTATTACAAGATCTACAACCTGCCGGTGCTCAACTTCGTATTCCGCACCGCCGGAGCCATCTCCATCGCCGGGCGCGGCGAAGACGAGGCCACCTATGAGCGGGCCTTTGCGCGCATTGCCGAGTACCTGGCGGATGGCGAACTGGTCTGCATTTTCCCCGAAGGCAAGCTGAGCGCCGATGGCGAGATCGATGTATTCAAGGGAGGGGTGAGCCGCATTCTCCAGGAGACACCAGTGCCGGTGATCCCGCTGGCTTTGCAGGGGCTGTGGGGCAGCTTCTTCAGTCGTGATCCGAACAAGGGCTTTTTCAAGCGCCTGTGGTCGAGGGTGACGCTGGTGGCTGGCGCCGCGATCCCGGTGGAGGCGGCGCAGCCGGATGCGCTACGCGAGAAGGTCAGTGCCCTGCGCGGCGATGTGCGTTGAGTGATGAAAGGAGGAAGGTCAGCTGGTGCTGACCTTCAGGCCGATCAGGCCGGCGATGATCAGTGCAACGCTGATCAGGCGCATGATTGCCATGGATTCGCCGAACAGGATGATGCCGGCGATCACGGTGCCGACGGCGCCGACGCCGGTCCATACGGCATACGCCGTGCCCAGCGGCAGTTCCTTCATGGCAAGGCCCAGAAGGCCCAGGCTCACGGCCATGGCGGCAACGGTCAGTGCGGTGGGGAGCGGACGGGTGAAGCCGTCGGTGTACTTCAGGCCTACGGCCCAGCCAACTTCGAACAGGCCAGCGAAGAACAGGATGATCCAGGACATGGTGGGTCTCCATCGTTATTAAGGATGGGGCCGTCCCCCTGAATGATCACGCAGAGCGTCGTGAGGTCGTCCTCACAGTGCGCACTATACTGCCCATTTCCAGAAAAGAGGGCAAGCGCAGCGGATTCTCGGTATCAGCGCCGACCGGGGCGAGGCGGGTGTGCCCTGCGACAGCTCGGCACTGGAAACATCAGTGGCTATCTGGCGCCGCGCGGACTGTCTCACCCGGTTCTTCCATCCGCCGGAACCAGGTCGACAGCAGCGCCCCGGAAATGTTGTGCCACACACTGAACAGTGCACTGGGTACCGCCGCCAGCGGCGAAAAGTGCGCCGCTGCCAGCGCCGCACCAAGCCCGGAGTTCTGCATCCCCACCTCGAGCGCCAGCGATTTGCGCTGTGCCAGCGGCAACTTGCACAGCTTGCCAGTGATATAGCCGAGCACGAAACCAAAGCCGTTGTGCAGGATGACCACCGCCATGATCAACAGGCCAGACTCGGCGATCTTCGCCTGGCTGGCCGCCACCACTGCGCATACGATCATGACGATGCTCACCACCGACACCAGCGGCAACACCTGCACTGCCATCTGCACGCGTGCGCCCAGCATGCGCTGGGCAACCACGCCGAGCACGATCGGCAACATCACCAACTGCAGGATTGACCAGAACATGTCCATGAAGGACACCGGCAGCCAGGCCGAGGCCAGGAACCAGATCAGTGCCGGTGTCAGCAGCGGGGCGAGCAGGGTGGTCACTGCGGCGATCGCCACCGCCAGCGCCAGGTCACCCTTCGACAGCCAGACCATCACGTTGGAGGCCGTTCCGCTTGGGCAGCAGCCGACCAGGATCACGCCCACGGCGATCTCGGCGGGCAGTTGGAACAGCTGGCACAGCAGCCAGGCGATGCCCGGCATGATCACGAAGTGCGCCACCACTCCCAGCGCCACCCGCCAGGGCTGGCGGGCGAGGGCGGCGAAGTCGTCGAGCTTGAGGGTCAGGCCCATGCCGAACATCACCAGGCCCAGTAAAGGCACGATGGCGACCTTCAAGGCGATGAACCATTCGGGCACGAGGAAGGCCAGGCAGGCGAACACCAGCACCCAGAGAGCGAAGGTATTGCCGACGAAGCGGCTGAGGGCGGCGAGGGCACGCATGGGGCAGGTCCTTTTGTCTTTATAGGGGTGATGGCACCAGATGTTCACTTGTCGCCTGGGCCAAAGCAATCGCGGGGCACGCCCGCTCCTGCAGGGGCTGCGATGACCCTGCAGGAGCGGGCGTGCCCCGCGATAGGCGAATGTTGGCTACCGCCGTCAGACCCCTTGCGGAATCTCCTCGCCCCCCAACGCCTCGAACAGTGCCGGCAGGAATTCGGTGAAGGTCATCATCATCAGGGTGAAGCTGGCATCGAACTGCTGCTGGGCTTCTTCACCGCCATCCTGTTC
Protein-coding regions in this window:
- the sugE gene encoding quaternary ammonium compound efflux SMR transporter SugE, which encodes MSWIILFFAGLFEVGWAVGLKYTDGFTRPLPTALTVAAMAVSLGLLGLAMKELPLGTAYAVWTGVGAVGTVIAGIILFGESMAIMRLISVALIIAGLIGLKVSTS
- a CDS encoding MFS transporter, with the protein product MSHPSQFTLLGKRRFLPFFITQSLGAFNDNLFKQSLILAILYKLSLEGERSIWVNLCALLFILPFFLFSALAGQFGEKFAKDALIRAIKLAEIVIMAIGATGFVTGHLHLMLLALFAMGTHSALFGPVKYSILPQALREEELVGGNGLVEMGTFLAILAGTIGAGVMMSSGSYATVVAAGVVGTAVLGYLASRWIPRAAAAAPQMKLDWNIVKQSWATLRLGLGQTPAVSRSIVGNSWFWFVGAIYLTQIPAYAKDWLHGDETVVTLVLTLFSVGIALGSLLCERLSGRKVEIGLVPFGSFGLTLFGLLWWWHSGDVPVGEVPHDWLALLGMGQAWWILLSIVGLGVFGGFYIVPLYALIQARTPEDQRARVIAANNILNALFMVVSAIITIVLLSVAKLSIPQLFLVVSLLNVAVNAYIFRIVPEFTMRFLIWLLSHSMYRVEHRDLERIPDEGPALLVCNHVSFVDALLIGGAIRRPIRFVMYYKIYNLPVLNFVFRTAGAISIAGRGEDEATYERAFARIAEYLADGELVCIFPEGKLSADGEIDVFKGGVSRILQETPVPVIPLALQGLWGSFFSRDPNKGFFKRLWSRVTLVAGAAIPVEAAQPDALREKVSALRGDVR
- a CDS encoding bile acid:sodium symporter family protein, translated to MRALAALSRFVGNTFALWVLVFACLAFLVPEWFIALKVAIVPLLGLVMFGMGLTLKLDDFAALARQPWRVALGVVAHFVIMPGIAWLLCQLFQLPAEIAVGVILVGCCPSGTASNVMVWLSKGDLALAVAIAAVTTLLAPLLTPALIWFLASAWLPVSFMDMFWSILQLVMLPIVLGVVAQRMLGARVQMAVQVLPLVSVVSIVMIVCAVVAASQAKIAESGLLIMAVVILHNGFGFVLGYITGKLCKLPLAQRKSLALEVGMQNSGLGAALAAAHFSPLAAVPSALFSVWHNISGALLSTWFRRMEEPGETVRAAPDSH